Within the Taeniopygia guttata chromosome 1, bTaeGut7.mat, whole genome shotgun sequence genome, the region TGTAACTTTTATATTCCTATAGCTGAAACTTGGTTAGCAGCAAGTAGACTAGTCCCTCTGAAGCTTATACAGTCTGACAGTAACAAAATACAACAAGTAAGTTTATTTATCATTGAAATCCCCGGGTTCTTCCCCAGATGCTACAAGGAAAGGATTTGTGAACAAGGATCTCTGTTTCAGGTTTACCTTTACCTTCAAAACAGCTATTTATTATAGCTTAGGTGTTAGTAAACTGTAAGATTTTAGATTTAAGCTTAATTCGCTTAGCTCTTGCAAAGAATTAGCAGAACATCCCTTTTATTgctaaaaccaaaattaaacatTGGAGGCCTTACAGGTTGTCATGTAAAATGTGTAGTGTTGAGGAGTCTGTGAAAATCTGGCAGAAAAATCAGCTTCTGTGGAGGGGGAGAGAGGTGATGGAGATGGGAGACTCACACCTCAAGAATTCCTAGTTCTCAGCAAAAAAGAGATTCAGAGTTTGTGTGAGCTTCATCctgtttttctgtgctgcaggttACAGTTCACTCCAGACTGCTGCTGTTATTTCCTCCTGTTAAAGAAGAGGAATTCTTGCAGAGTTTTCTAAACCTCTCCATGTTCATGAGAGAGGGTATGGACAAGTCCAGCCTCCTTGACTGGATGCTGGATTCTGTGTCTGTATTTTCCATCTAAGCTGCCGGCGCTTTGTATCCACTTTGCAAAGGATCCATGTGGCTGCTCCTCTCTGATAATACTGCCAAACTGCTTCTCTTTACTTCTTCCTGCCTCTGACTTACTATTTTTTCCAAGAAATGAACTGAGGCCTTAAAAAACACAAGAAGATAGATTCAGGGGACATCTTAAAAACAGTGCTGAGGAATAAGATTCCACACGGCTAAAGAGAAGGCAGAAATCTTCACCTGTGTAGGATCACAGGGTGAGCGTGGGTGCTTCCTTCCCCGTCGCTGGCCACTAGAGGACAGCGTGGATCTGCTGAACAGTCACAGGTGCCAGTGAGGCAGGATAATCCTGGGTGCTGTGAATCACGCTGTTAACGAGAATGGGTTTGAACCGAGCAATAAATGGAGTGCATTGTTTGAGTAATTCAGGATTGATGTACAGAAATATTAGACATACCCCAGGAGCAAGCCAATTACATTCACTGTGGAAAACTCTTAGAAAAGCCCATCAGAGTAAATATACGTACGACTTCCTTCTGTTCCTATCTGCTCCTTTTCTGCAGTGGACTTCTTCCAGTAATGAATCAGGGAGAAAATAGGATATACTTGCATCTGGGTATCACTAcgttgcaaaatattttatttttataattggCCCAAGCAGCTTTTAAAGTCTGTCAAAGGTGAAGAACAGATTTTTCCAACAGAGAGTAAGTGGAGGGAGCAACACTTTCTGGCAAAGCAGGGTAGGAGTTTTGGAATTAGGGTAAATCTGACTTTGCTCAGATAAATATGTTCACCTTAAAAAGAtctgtaatttctgttttgcagaTGGGAATTCAGAATATACATTGGGTTCAAATTGCAAGGCAAAATATCTGGGGAAGGAAGAAGGCCTGATGGTAATGGAGGAAGACCAGGGCTAaatctggatttgttcagctgtAGGGAGGAATCAGGAAATGACAGGGAGAGGATAACTTTGGTCCTAGTGACAGCCTTCCTACCTTAAGAGGGAGAATGCTAAGCAGGTGTGCCCACAGGTGCTGATCTCTTACTCCTCAGGCAGAGTCCAAGGTCAAAACCCCAGGACATATACTCAACAGGATTTAGGACATTCTCAAAGTAATAACTGGAGGAACGAGAGAGGGAGAGATAAGGCCTTCCCCTTCTATTTATCCTTTCTAGTCTTTCTCTCATCCTTAAATTTGAAATGTAAACTGGAAGGATATCCCTTGggacaaaaaccaaaaaaatattcaagtttGACATAAAGTTCTTGGAAGCTGCTACCTAAGACCACACAGCTTTGAGGATACCAGATTATTAGGATTAAAACCCCTGTGGTTTCCAGCTTTTAGTTCCCTCTGGTTGAAGCCAGACTGGAGAGAGCGAGGGAGTTTGCAGTGGAGAATTAAGTGGAGCTGCATGAACtggggagaaaaggaaggatGTGTTGAGGGGCATGGTCAGTCCTTCTTTTGCTGCAGGTCGTGCTCTGGATAAATCCAGTGAAACAGCTAAAGGAGGACATGTTTAATAACTGGAGTGCTACTTAAAGTGGAGAGTTTAGTCCCAAAGAGTGTGCAGCATTAAATGCTGCCTACTGCAGTGAACCCAGGGGACAGAATTAACTGGAGCTTAGCTGTAGCCTGGTTTCTTAAAGAAGCAAATCTTATGCAGACAACTGGTCTGTGTGTCCCTTGTCTCTTTCCCTCCAATAGCTTTTAATTTCATCAGCCAGTTTCAGCCAGATTGATGAGAGGGGTAAAAGTCTCAAAGGCAATTATGTTCCTATCTGTTTCTTGAACTGTAATGTTTTGTTCATGCCTGACCAGACAAAAGGCTGCAGGAAAAACTTTCACTTCTGAAACTCCAGGAAAGCCACAAAAGAGAAGTTTTTAAAGGCACTGTTGCTGAAAATCTTCCGCCCGTAATAACAGACAAACCAGGCTTTGTAAGATCAGGGACTTGCAGAATTTACTTGCTTGTAAACTTAAGTTTTGATTGTTTGTGATAGAAGCAATAAGTTTCTGTAAGATGTTTATAGGTATTCCCCCAAAAGAAGCAGCAATGAGGTATGGTTTGAAGGCAAGTGAACTTGTCTCTGTTGGGGAGGTGAGatagaaatgctgaaaaaagagaagggaaattgGAGTCTGACCCCATGAATTGGGATCTGGAGTTAACAGTGGTGGAAACcctgtgaaagagaaaaatttccACTTTTTGCTCTTTTGGCAACCTGGACATTGCTGTTGAGAACAGgaaattttgtttcttcattgCTTTGACCACACTGTCTTAAAGGATTTAATTTTAGCAGTAATACGGAGGTAAATTATGGAGTGACAAGAAGAGTGGTCAAAAGACTAGAAAGGGAAAAGCTGGGTAGTGCACCTCTGAGTGCCCTCATTgtgaaacagagagaaaatgatGGAGTATAAAGTGGAAAATATGATCTGGACAGAGCCCACATAATGGTGGCAAGGAAAGATCTCATTTAGTGGGAAATCAAAGCCAAAAGGGGAAGGACCAGGATAAGCTGAAAGAATTTTGAGAGACAGAAAACTGTTGCATGTCTTGATGTACAAAACATTATTTCCCATCTCTCTGCAGCTCTACTCTATAATGACAGGGCAAATAGAAGTCTTAGTTATGTGCTGCATACTTAATCATAGTGTTGTTTCCTAGATGCTGGGACTGGAATCAAAATGTTGGGCAGTaaagcttttcttctgttttatgtACTCTTTTGAAGATGTACAACTCTGCATTGGAATTCCCTGTGCTGTTTTACCTTTGTCATGCGGTGaagagagatttttattttgtgaatttcCTGTGTCCAAAGGCTACAGCCTGTGAAGCAAAATGGTGTGTGATCTGCAAGCTGTGCACTCTGGGAAGGTGCTgtaagctttctttttcttttacagtgcTAGAACGGCACCAGTTCATGAAGCGGGCTCAGGCACTTGCACCTTGGTTATCACCCAACATGTTCTACGGAGCTGGCGACAGGAACTCAAAACTTTCCTCTTACCAGCTGAACCCCCTGCTGCAACAAGGTGAGACCATGGGCATCATTTCAGAGGGAACTCAGGATGAGAAACAGGTAACTTCTTCGAGAAGTTCAGCATTGAGGCTTTAGCCTCTCTACCAGAAAAGAAAGATGTTCCTAGCATGACTGCATGTCCTAGAATGACAGCTCTGCCACATCCGCAGTGCACCATGAACTTCTCTGGGTTCTTAAAAATAGCCTGTTACCTTAAGTGTCGTGCTGGGCTCAGTGCTGGGCGAAGCTGTTTAACACTAACTAAGGTGTATCTGTGCTACACTCCAGCGACTGCAGGGTAAATATACCCAGCTTATCTTGCTTTGTGTGGCAGAGGAGGGTACTGTCTCTTTGTTCTGCTGTGCTGGTCACGGTCAACTCCTTATAGCCAAAACTGACATGACAAGTGAGGTGCAATTTGTTTGAGTTCTTATCAAATGTCTAGTCTTCAAATGATTGAGGGCAAACTGCCTTCTGTGCAACAGATCTAACCCGCATGCAGCAAAAAATGAAGGACTCTTTAATGAGCcaggaagaattttcttctccatttgttgCTTATATCTGTACAtatgagtgtgtgtgtgtgtgtgtgtgtatgtgtgcatacatataaaatttttcttattttaatttctttttgcagtaTTTCTTCCAGTTCAATGAAATGCAAAAGGAAACACTATggtctttttctgtttttttgtaaataaaatatggtATCAGTGCTGTAGGAAAAAGTGTTCCTCTAAATACATAGACTGTATTTCCAGGTATGCTGGACTTCTTACCTCTGTACTGCCTAAAGCAGGTTAGAACATACTGCAGCTTATTAGTTATTACTCTTTGCACCATACCTCGATTTCTCTGGATGTGCTGGTTGTGGTGCCTGAGACTTGTGCAGCTCTTGCAGTGAGGTGGAGCAACAGAAGAGAAGCAACTCAGCCAGGATCATGAGTGCAGAAGGGCCTTCTCTTCAGTGTTTCCTCTTgactttctgttttctcctgtgCTTTTATCCTTAGATGTATCTCTGCAGAACAGTCTTCCACTGGTGCAGCCACAAGCCCAGCTTTCCCATAACAACGGAGTTCTGGACTATCTGGAGTCTGAAATCCAAAACCTGAACACGTCCCAGCTGCGGCCGCCCTCCCACCAGCGGCAGGCGGTGCAGCCCAGCTTGCTGTCCTCGCTGGGCTCCGACATTGTGCCACCTCCTCTTGCCGACCACATCTCCTCCATCCATGGGAGCAGCAACTCCTCACGGCCACAAAGAGCTGCCCGCACCCCCAGGCTCTGGGACTCTGCAGCAGAGGACAGAAGGGAAAACCAGAGGTGGCCCTTGCCTTCCAGTGGGGATTCTCATTCCAGCTACAGTCAGGAGCCCTGGGACAGGCAGCGAGAGAATCATCCTCAGAGGCAGAGGACAGGTGGCTACAATGGCAGGCCTCAGCACTCCAGACAGGATGTGTCACCCCCACGCCAAGCTGAGAGGTGCAAGGGCAGCAGCAATTTCTATCTGGAGGAGACCAAGGAGCGCTCCAGCCACCATCGCGGTGGGAGGCAGGAGCCTGGGGGAAGGCGAGAATATGAGCACCATGCTGGGAGGAGCAACTACTCTGGCCAGAGGCGGCACAGCTACTCCCCTCCCTCTTCTCACAggggctcctggagctcctcagAAGAGCAAGTCCGTGTGCCGGTGTCAAACCGTAGGCGGAGGAACCGCAGGTCCCGGGAGTGGCCAGAAGAGAAACCCCCCAGTTACCGCTCCTTAGAGATCATCCCCGCTCAGGACAAGAAGCACAAAGGCAGCGCAGGGACCCGCTCGGTGAGTCACCTGCCTTTGTGCTTTCCCATCTAAAGGAAAAGCTGGGGTTTAGGGAGTCAGAGGGAATGTTTTCTACTTTCTGTAGCCTATTGTCTTTCAAACAGAGGCCAAGGAGCAAGGAGTGCTCTGCACAGCATGGTTATGAAAAGGCTGCTGAGTACCAGCCTTTTGACAGGCATTGCCTGCATGTAGTGTGCTCAGGGGCAAAATAAAAAGTCAAATCCGTGGAAGTGTTCAATGCCAAgctggatggggccctgagcaacctggtctagtggaaggtgtccctgcccagggtaGAGGATTTGGAccaggtgatctttaaggtcccttccaacccaaaccatgctgtgattctgtgattctgaaagaaattaagtCCCCTACAGGGTGTCATGTTatattcctgttcccattcaCAGGCTTTTCGGATTCCGTGTATATATTGGTGTTAAAATAGCGATTCTGGTACTGACTGGGGAGAAAGCACTTCCAGACTAGGCAGCAGCATCTATCCCTCTGTAACCATCTCTGGTGTAGGTTTActtctgatttattttacaATGTGCATGATATTTTTAAGATGGCACATATGGGAAAACATCCATAAAGCTACATGAAATAGGCTTTCAGGTCATAGGTTGCATGGATGAAAAATGTGTCATTCTCTAGGCCAGGTGGAAGAGGATGGCTCCCTTGTTGGGACTCCGGAGAACTGAACATACATTATGTGGGCAGTCAACAGCTACTGTTCACATCTCTTCTTGTCAGTTTGCACTGGGACTAGACTTCAGGCAGCACCCTAAGTGTGATAAGCTTCATATCCAACAGCTAATCTCTAAATTGGACAAGTGTATTCCccctgaaaaaaatgaagattctTTTAAATCAAAAAATGTTAAGTGTTCCTTATCACACATATGCAGAATTTTACCAGGTGGGAGTATTTTGAGGGGTTGTATGCTGCACATTACCATTGTCCCTTGTGTGTTGTGGAAGGAAGTGCAATTCTAGTTCCAGCTGGAATGTGTTTATGTATAAATGGTTTTTATTATGGTGCTCAGAGCAGGTAGGAAGACATAggattttctttcctcattcctTGTTCCtgaatcttttattttctcttgcagGACAGAGGAAGTTCCCACAGTGGAAGAAGCATAGTCATTTAATGTCAGTACTGGAAGAACTGGACTCCCACTGGACTCCTCctagtttttctgttatttaGGTTGGCATGGTTGCTTTTGACTGAGCAGATAAACAGCAATAAAACGTTGGGCTAAGTTCTAATGGGCTGAGGTTCATTGAAAACCTTCTAGTAGAAACAGCGGATTTCTTAAGTAAAGAGTGTATTCCCAGTCTTTACGGAGAGATACCAGTTCTGATTAAGTACAGTGACACTGCTAGGAGCCCAATCTGTAGAAGGCTGGTGCAGGTTCCAATATTCACGGAGTTGTAAAGTCACAAGACAGTAGAATAATTTCGATTGGAAGAGGCCACTGGAGGTCATCTGATCCAGTCCGCTGGGAGCTTTGTGGGGGGAGGCACAACATCTAAGGCCCTTTGTTGTGCTTCAGAATGTGGAATGTTTGTTGCTTCCGCCTGGCTGCTCAGCATCGCTGGGACAGTGGCTTTCTTTTGTCCCCACTAAGCCTCTCTCCCAAAAGGGAGGCTGGTGGTGTAATAAGGTCTCATGGGCATGTCTGCAAATTGTTAGCTTATCTGCTCTTTACTTACTGAAAGAACCTTTTCTACTTTGAGCTTAGACCTTAGTGCCTTAAAAGATACTTGTTCTAGCCTTTCATCCAGACTTGAATTTATTTGTAAACTTAAAAGGGCTAAATTTACCAAGATTTGTTCTTCCCTACAGGGACTGAGCAAAGTATGACTACTCTCCTTTACACTATGGACCAGAATCTTCCTCAGCTCAAGGAAGCATGGTTTTGGTGAATATATCTTGCCTAAGCCACGTACTCTCTTCCATACATTTTATAttctccctttcctctccaTGCCATGTATCATATACATGGGGCGGGATAAAGGACTCTGAAGAAGTCTTATAGTCACCTTTTTTACTACTGTCCTTGATCTTTACCCTGACACTTACAGCAACCCTGCATGTGTGGTGCATCTGATCTGCAGCTGGATTGTTGGGTTTCCTCAGTTCTCACCCTGACACTAGAATACAGAATTTCTCTGTGCTTTGAGACCAGTTGTGAAGGAGAACTTGTCATTTCTCCTTGGTGAAATTAATCCactattttaatttgaaatgtgCTGGAGAAAGAGAAGCTCTGTGGATGCTGGCTGCTTCCATGGGAAACTGTCTTGCCAGAGGCACGTCTTGGATTAAAGAGACTCCAGGTTGGCAAGGAGCTTTTGGAGAATCTTGTGAATTATTTTGTAACCCAGAGGCACTGGAGATTGGCCAGTACCAATTACTATCTTGCTTAGCTTATTTCCCAGCTGGTGCCACATGGGATCCCTGctactgtttgtttttaatgtccTAATTACTGATGTGCTTATGCTTTTCCCTGGAAGACTTGGAGAGACTTTCACTTTGTccacctccttttttttcttttctttgcacaATGATGGGAAACATCACACTTTGAATAAATGGTCCCAGTTGGATATCCAGTGCAGTTGGTGGTCAACCCAGGGCTATTCCGGGGTGCTCATCTTCCTACAGTTCCTTGGCTGAACGTGCTTATTTGTAATTCCTGCCTATGGAGATAAAACAGGAGGACTAAAGAGCTTCTCTAGTTGACTTTGTTTCAGCACTGGAGGCCTTCTTTTTGAATACAGAAGGTCTCTTTGCCCACAGCTGATGgatatcacaaaaaaaattttaaaagagctAGAAGAGTAATTCTAATATTTGAATTCAAGAAAGGAGGGTTGTAATTAGCATAGTACTTGTCTGCATTAGGTCCAGACTGAGCAATGTGAATTGACCCATGAGTCACATTTGAAATACAGGGAATTGTGTTTGCAGAATTTGCAAAGCTAGGATCACTCTTGAATCTATCATCCACTGTCTgtggataatttttttctaattttatgaTGTGCTTAGGATTTTATGAACTACCTTTTTGTATGATGGACTGATATTTTTATTAGTTAGGAGGCATTTATGATGACTGCAATGACAGAAAATTATATGGGGCTGCTTCTTTCAAAACTAGCAACAGTTACATTAGCTTTACCCTCTGCTGACTTTTAGCAGATAGCCAGCGTCCTGCAGATTCTACCCTTGGAGGCTGAATTGGTAACTTGGAGTTTGATTCTCTCCTTGTGCCTCCAATAGGTTCATACATCATGCAAGagaacttcttcctctcctAGGCCAAATGTCCAGTTTTCAGGAAAGGGCTGCCTCTTTCTCCATCAAAGAGTAGAGGCCTGTGGTGAGATCCCGAGATAGTTGCATGGAATGAGTTCACTTTCCTTTGCATTCAAATGTGTACAAGCTAACACGTATCCAGCAAGTTTTCCcaagagcaaaaagccactcacACTGCAAGAAAAGCAAGATGACTCTCTTTGTAACAGGAGCAGATGCTGCAACTGCTGGAGTAAGAGCACACTAACAGCAGAGGTGGTGCTTTCTGATCTACACCTATGAAGGAGCCCTCCATCTTTATTTGTTCCTCCAGTCCCCATAATTGAGCTAGGGTGACTAATTGTGGCTTGCAAACACAATTCACAAATTGTGAAATCTGAGGGGTTTTATCTATATCATACTTAATTTCCTCTTCAGTTACTTTGTTCATGTTTATAGAAACATTAAacaaaactcttcagggaaaatTTATTGTAGCTCTGTGttaattctgtaatttcttAAATTGTGACAGAAGCAGGTTGGGTGATCCAGCAGGGAAGCAGAAATGATACCAGGCTTACTGGTCTGCAGACCACTGTGGTTCATAAAGCACCAGTTGGTGGGCTGTGAAATAACGACAAAGGAAATTGTCTTTGCGTGCTTTACAGCTACAAGCGAACAGGAAAGTGGGAAGGAAATATCAGCTTTAGATGcttatttctgattttaattgGCTATAAATTAAATACATTGTGGCAGCATTGCACAATACAACATGGACCCTTTTCTATAAGGTCACGGGGTCTTTGACTTTTTAAGAGAGAGAGAACTGAGTAGCTCCAATACA harbors:
- the ILDR1 gene encoding immunoglobulin-like domain-containing receptor 1, with amino-acid sequence MAPRGRCRWALLLAWLPAGCLSLLVTVQDVERYTTLFATVILKCDYSTSAQLQDVVVTWRFKSFCKDPIFDYYSASYQAGLALGQDPSNDCNDSQRKVRIVIQKYGQKDPVLGIDYQQRKITIQNRADLVISEVMWWDHGMYYCTVEAPGDTSGDADKEVKLIVLHWLTVLLIILGGLLLLLLIGICWCQCCPQYCCCHVQCGCCPTRCCCNQKVLERHQFMKRAQALAPWLSPNMFYGAGDRNSKLSSYQLNPLLQQDVSLQNSLPLVQPQAQLSHNNGVLDYLESEIQNLNTSQLRPPSHQRQAVQPSLLSSLGSDIVPPPLADHISSIHGSSNSSRPQRAARTPRLWDSAAEDRRENQRWPLPSSGDSHSSYSQEPWDRQRENHPQRQRTGGYNGRPQHSRQDVSPPRQAERCKGSSNFYLEETKERSSHHRGGRQEPGGRREYEHHAGRSNYSGQRRHSYSPPSSHRGSWSSSEEQVRVPVSNRRRRNRRSREWPEEKPPSYRSLEIIPAQDKKHKGSAGTRSDRGSSHSGRSIVI